One window of the Candidatus Dependentiae bacterium genome contains the following:
- the hemW gene encoding radical SAM family heme chaperone HemW, with translation MQYNPSSNTKSLYIHWPFCPYRCNFCPFVALASHDQFMERYHAALMKEIETFAQQCDRKLALDTIYIGGGTPSTWPDHLLLDTFGRLKSMFNIQDQTEVTIEVNPGTVRIEQFELWKQAGINRISTGVQSLKDEALHKLNRMQSAKDVYFLLEHASKVIHNISVDFILGLPGVSAQEWKTYLQEVVTWPIKHMSMYFLMVHEQTPLYFKVKTNAVRLPKDETVVQLYYWSRELLDTHGFKQYEVSNFAQTGWESRHNTVYWDRKPYKAFGLGACSFDGTSRFQNEKNLMKYLEGASQGHDVTIFSEDLSIKQIRLERLMLGLRRAQGVTWDTVISGLSEAEIAQVSQQISMLQEKNLIVDIDGRLQLTPAGLIVENDIVARLSL, from the coding sequence GTGCAGTATAATCCATCAAGTAATACTAAGTCCTTATATATACATTGGCCATTTTGCCCGTATCGGTGCAATTTTTGCCCGTTTGTTGCACTTGCATCTCATGATCAATTCATGGAACGTTACCATGCTGCTCTCATGAAAGAAATAGAAACATTTGCACAACAATGTGACAGGAAATTGGCTTTAGATACGATTTATATAGGTGGTGGCACGCCTAGTACATGGCCCGATCACTTACTACTTGACACGTTTGGTAGACTAAAGAGTATGTTCAATATTCAAGACCAAACAGAGGTAACTATAGAAGTGAATCCAGGAACCGTGCGTATAGAACAGTTTGAACTATGGAAGCAAGCAGGTATTAACCGTATAAGTACGGGTGTGCAAAGTCTCAAGGATGAGGCTTTGCATAAACTCAATCGTATGCAATCTGCAAAAGATGTGTATTTTTTGTTAGAGCATGCATCAAAAGTTATTCACAATATTTCTGTTGACTTTATTTTGGGATTACCTGGCGTTTCGGCCCAGGAGTGGAAGACGTATTTGCAAGAAGTTGTTACCTGGCCAATTAAACATATGTCTATGTATTTTTTAATGGTACATGAACAAACACCACTCTATTTTAAAGTCAAAACAAATGCAGTACGGCTACCCAAAGATGAGACAGTAGTGCAATTGTATTATTGGTCACGAGAGCTTTTAGATACGCATGGATTTAAACAATATGAAGTTTCTAATTTTGCGCAAACAGGTTGGGAATCACGACATAATACCGTTTATTGGGATCGCAAACCATATAAAGCATTTGGATTAGGGGCTTGTTCATTTGATGGTACGAGCCGATTTCAAAATGAAAAAAATTTAATGAAATATTTAGAAGGTGCAAGTCAAGGTCACGATGTTACTATATTTAGTGAGGATTTAAGTATTAAACAGATTCGGTTAGAAAGACTCATGTTAGGATTAAGAAGAGCGCAAGGGGTTACATGGGATACGGTGATATCTGGTTTATCAGAAGCTGAAATAGCGCAGGTCAGTCAGCAGATCTCTATGTTGCAAGAAAAAAATCTTATTGTCGATATTGATGGAAGATTACAGCTAACACCTGCGGGGCTTATTGTTGAAAATGATATTGTAGCGCGACTGTCTCTATAG
- a CDS encoding pyridoxamine 5'-phosphate oxidase family protein: MAKHVGVKLPEDLVNVLKQGKTVGVLSTFSEKGLPHTTPISCVYPKGLESILISINKDHTGYHNMVWQKKVMMCFMDEGNVAYSILGRAGVVRAPSSVHPLMNVVRIDIIDIKSDRSVLSKVDSGVRWSYTSWEAEELSKALMAELKELAETL; this comes from the coding sequence ATGGCAAAACATGTTGGCGTCAAGTTACCAGAAGATTTGGTGAATGTATTAAAACAGGGTAAGACTGTTGGCGTACTTTCCACTTTTTCAGAAAAAGGATTACCTCATACAACACCGATTTCATGTGTGTATCCAAAGGGTCTAGAGAGTATTTTAATCTCTATTAATAAGGATCATACCGGATATCATAATATGGTTTGGCAAAAAAAAGTGATGATGTGTTTTATGGATGAAGGTAATGTTGCGTATAGTATTTTGGGCCGTGCAGGCGTGGTACGTGCACCATCTTCGGTACATCCATTGATGAATGTAGTGCGAATTGATATTATCGATATCAAAAGTGATCGTTCGGTATTATCAAAAGTAGATTCAGGTGTGCGGTGGAGTTATACCTCATGGGAAGCAGAAGAGCTTTCTAAGGCATTGATGGCTGAACTCAAGGAACTTGCTGAAACATTATAA
- the secD gene encoding protein translocase subunit SecD — translation MNVRRIFASELMIWLLIAGISLYFVIPLRKHIRLGMDLAGGTYLTLEVQTEKAVEAEMIERLQSVEARLKNANQPEAKDAKVEGASIILNYENANQAQNAALFLQDSVKDLEHEQEGTQVRLTMPEREVERIKENAVSRNIGVLRTRLDPYGTSEITIAQQGDRNIIVELPDIEKTLEAKSRIGKSAQLDFRLVEKIGSSQEDILFEYDGDLPSNKEILPGKTRGNGATEYYVVPKYTDITGRLLKDARAALGGQSGVEPVVQFTFNDIGARKFYELTSKNIGRRIAIVLDGVVISAPNVQSAIRESGSISGGFKDSKETHELAVLLQSGSYVAPVTFEEERQIGPSLGAESIQKGFTSCLVGLGLILLFSVYYYSLSGFFAFLALVYNLILVLVGLAWLKATLTLPGIAGMVLTVGMAIDASILIYECIKDELRKGASNSKAVEIGFSDAMTVILDANITTFIVGVVLYNTGSGPIQGFAVTMMLGILATLITGLFFLRSLFKFFLSNFNVQKLRI, via the coding sequence ATGAATGTTCGTCGCATATTTGCATCAGAGTTAATGATTTGGCTACTTATTGCGGGTATTAGTTTGTATTTTGTTATTCCACTTAGAAAACATATTCGTCTAGGCATGGATCTTGCAGGTGGTACCTATCTGACCTTAGAAGTACAAACAGAGAAAGCAGTTGAAGCAGAAATGATCGAACGGTTACAGTCAGTTGAAGCTCGTCTTAAAAATGCAAATCAACCGGAAGCAAAAGATGCAAAAGTGGAAGGTGCATCAATTATCTTGAATTATGAAAATGCAAATCAAGCACAAAATGCTGCATTATTTTTACAGGATAGCGTAAAAGATTTAGAGCATGAACAAGAAGGTACGCAAGTACGGTTAACTATGCCTGAACGTGAAGTTGAGCGTATTAAAGAGAACGCCGTTTCACGAAACATTGGTGTATTGCGTACGCGCCTTGATCCCTATGGCACATCGGAAATTACTATTGCACAACAAGGTGACCGCAATATTATTGTTGAGCTACCCGATATAGAAAAAACATTAGAAGCAAAAAGTCGTATTGGTAAATCTGCACAACTAGATTTCAGATTAGTCGAAAAAATTGGTTCATCTCAAGAGGATATTTTATTTGAATATGATGGTGATCTTCCATCAAATAAAGAAATTTTACCGGGTAAAACGCGTGGTAATGGTGCAACTGAATACTATGTAGTGCCAAAATATACAGATATTACAGGTCGCTTACTCAAAGATGCTCGAGCAGCACTCGGCGGACAATCTGGTGTTGAACCGGTAGTACAATTTACTTTTAATGATATTGGCGCACGTAAATTTTATGAGCTTACGAGCAAAAACATTGGCAGACGTATTGCAATTGTTTTAGATGGTGTTGTTATTTCTGCACCGAATGTACAATCAGCTATTAGAGAGAGCGGCAGTATCAGTGGTGGATTTAAAGATAGCAAAGAAACACATGAGCTTGCTGTATTATTACAATCAGGATCGTATGTTGCTCCAGTAACCTTTGAAGAAGAACGTCAAATCGGCCCATCTTTGGGAGCCGAATCCATACAAAAAGGATTTACTTCTTGTTTGGTTGGTTTGGGATTAATATTGCTCTTTAGTGTGTATTATTATAGTCTTTCCGGTTTTTTTGCGTTTCTTGCCTTGGTATATAATTTGATCTTAGTTTTAGTTGGCCTTGCATGGCTCAAAGCTACATTAACGCTACCAGGTATTGCAGGTATGGTTTTGACAGTAGGTATGGCTATTGATGCTTCTATTTTAATATACGAATGTATTAAGGATGAGCTTAGAAAAGGCGCTTCTAATAGCAAAGCAGTAGAAATAGGTTTTTCTGATGCTATGACTGTTATACTAGATGCCAATATAACCACTTTTATTGTAGGTGTTGTACTTTACAATACAGGTAGTGGCCCTATCCAGGGCTTTGCAGTAACTATGATGCTTGGTATCTTGGCTACCCTGATTACCGGATTGTTTTTCTTACGTTCACTATTTAAGTTCTTTTTATCAAATTTTAATGTTCAAAAATTAAGAATATAG
- the pgsA gene encoding CDP-diacylglycerol--glycerol-3-phosphate 3-phosphatidyltransferase: MDNPHVNVPNVLTIARLIFSPLFLPFLIVYLLPFNIFWINCFIAIIFGFLGLTDFFDGYIARRFKQETQLGQILDPIADKFLLYSTLVALLAAGKIYFYWVILLIGREIFMMGLRNVALEHNFSVKVSILGKIKTTLQMLFILVVILNPVQHLGMRSAPHWNGTEAVLLFITLAVSLLSAYKYYVSFADIFNKDQKSSTYSGSHTADDDNEFTF, from the coding sequence TTGGACAATCCTCACGTAAATGTACCCAACGTGTTAACTATAGCTCGTTTAATATTCTCACCTTTATTTTTACCTTTTCTTATTGTTTATTTGTTGCCGTTTAATATCTTTTGGATTAATTGTTTTATTGCAATTATATTTGGGTTCCTAGGGTTGACTGATTTTTTTGATGGTTACATTGCACGTCGATTTAAACAAGAAACACAGTTGGGTCAAATACTGGATCCTATAGCAGATAAATTTTTATTATATTCTACTTTGGTAGCACTATTGGCAGCAGGGAAAATATATTTTTATTGGGTGATCCTACTGATTGGACGAGAAATCTTTATGATGGGGTTACGTAATGTAGCACTAGAACATAATTTCTCGGTCAAAGTTTCTATTCTTGGTAAAATAAAAACTACTTTACAGATGCTGTTTATATTAGTGGTAATTCTCAATCCAGTACAGCATCTTGGTATGCGTAGCGCTCCGCATTGGAATGGTACTGAGGCAGTATTGTTGTTTATTACATTAGCGGTATCCTTGTTATCTGCATATAAATATTATGTATCATTTGCGGATATATTTAACAAAGACCAAAAATCATCTACTTATAGCGGATCTCATACCGCCGATGATGATAATGAATTTACTTTTTAA
- the plsY gene encoding glycerol-3-phosphate 1-O-acyltransferase PlsY: MFINFLIILGAYGIGSIPTGFLLARLLGIRDIRSHGSGNIGATNIARVLGKKYFFIILLLDAGKAFIYLKFLQHSSVDQVLLYYAAIALLFGNVFSIFLHGQGGKGVATAIGSMCALQPVIVLYVFFVWFTIFVLTKTVGIASVSAAIILPFVTWWYAPDNYALILFSIVCSVIITWRHQENIKKYLQ, encoded by the coding sequence ATGTTTATCAATTTTTTAATCATATTAGGTGCATACGGTATTGGTTCTATACCTACCGGGTTTTTACTTGCCAGGCTTTTAGGTATTCGTGATATTCGTTCTCATGGATCTGGTAATATTGGTGCTACAAACATAGCGCGTGTTTTGGGTAAAAAATATTTTTTCATTATCTTATTGCTTGATGCAGGAAAAGCGTTTATTTATTTAAAATTCCTGCAACATAGTTCAGTCGATCAGGTACTATTATATTATGCCGCTATTGCATTATTATTTGGTAATGTTTTTTCAATTTTTTTACATGGTCAAGGTGGCAAAGGTGTTGCTACGGCAATCGGGAGTATGTGTGCCTTACAACCGGTCATAGTTTTATATGTGTTCTTTGTGTGGTTTACTATCTTTGTATTAACTAAAACCGTTGGGATTGCTTCCGTGAGTGCCGCGATCATATTACCTTTTGTTACCTGGTGGTACGCGCCAGATAATTATGCTTTGATTTTATTTTCTATTGTTTGTAGTGTAATTATTACATGGCGGCATCAAGAAAATATAAAAAAATATCTACAATAA
- a CDS encoding ATP-dependent DNA ligase, which yields MKFTQVAQVFDKIEHISSRLEITQLLADLFKHVSAREIGIICDLSLGQLHPPYVATQFNIAEKMMIKVVAQLLNESPEEIRKRAKKVGDLGALVAEGSWRYTDEMTITQVYHELSAIEQISGEGAQEEKVNQLHQLLKELDPISAKFVIRIVLGKLRLGFSDMTIVDALSWMITGDKSLRGVIEDAYNVCADIGFIAQQLKEGGVEALKTLDIQIGIPIRPAAAERLPTAKDIIQKIGPCIAQSKLDGFRLQIHIDNTGNEPKVHFFSRNLQDMSFMFPDIVKALQQLDVDTIICEGEAIVYDPHTGSFLPFQETVKRKRKHGIEQAAEELPLKVFIFDLLYLNGNSFLHKTHEERRKQLLHVFNKYKGDNVQVIDEQPVNTAQELEDYFIANIAAGLEGLVVKRPDSVYTPGKRNFNWIKLKRQEEGHLEDTIDCVIVGYYAGKGKRAAFGIGAFLVAVYNKQEDMFQTIAKIGTGLTDEEWRDLKKKCDALAEKDKPTNIQCAKELIPDVWVYPELVCSIRADEITLSPLHYAGKTVTQLGYALRFPRFMGYRTDKSAEEATQVSEIKRLYEDQFKKIN from the coding sequence ATGAAATTTACCCAAGTTGCTCAGGTATTTGATAAAATTGAACATATTTCATCTCGTCTTGAGATTACGCAGTTATTAGCAGATTTATTCAAGCACGTGTCTGCGCGCGAGATTGGTATTATTTGTGATCTTTCGCTTGGTCAATTACATCCGCCATATGTTGCTACGCAATTTAATATTGCAGAAAAGATGATGATCAAGGTGGTTGCTCAGTTACTCAATGAGTCTCCGGAAGAAATACGAAAGCGTGCAAAAAAAGTTGGTGATTTGGGTGCATTGGTTGCAGAAGGTTCGTGGCGTTATACCGATGAAATGACTATTACACAAGTTTACCATGAATTGAGCGCTATTGAGCAGATCAGTGGTGAGGGTGCGCAGGAAGAAAAAGTTAATCAACTTCATCAGTTACTCAAAGAATTAGATCCTATTTCTGCTAAGTTTGTAATACGCATTGTACTTGGAAAACTTCGTCTTGGTTTTTCTGATATGACGATTGTTGATGCATTATCATGGATGATCACGGGAGATAAATCACTACGTGGTGTTATTGAAGATGCATATAATGTATGTGCAGATATTGGTTTTATTGCACAACAATTAAAAGAAGGTGGCGTAGAAGCGCTCAAAACACTTGATATTCAAATCGGTATTCCTATTCGGCCGGCTGCAGCAGAACGTCTGCCAACTGCCAAAGATATTATACAAAAAATTGGCCCCTGTATTGCACAGTCAAAATTAGATGGGTTTCGCTTGCAAATTCATATTGACAATACCGGCAATGAACCTAAAGTTCATTTCTTTTCGCGCAATTTACAAGACATGTCATTCATGTTTCCTGATATTGTCAAAGCATTGCAACAACTTGATGTGGATACGATTATTTGTGAAGGTGAAGCAATTGTATATGATCCACATACGGGAAGTTTTTTACCATTCCAAGAAACGGTAAAGCGTAAACGTAAGCATGGCATTGAACAAGCAGCAGAAGAATTACCCCTCAAAGTGTTTATTTTTGACCTATTGTATTTGAATGGTAACTCATTTTTGCATAAAACACATGAAGAACGCCGCAAGCAATTACTGCATGTATTCAATAAATACAAGGGTGATAATGTACAAGTTATTGACGAACAACCAGTTAACACAGCGCAAGAATTAGAAGATTATTTTATTGCTAATATTGCAGCAGGGCTTGAGGGCTTAGTCGTCAAACGTCCCGACTCTGTGTATACACCAGGCAAACGTAACTTCAACTGGATCAAATTAAAACGACAAGAAGAGGGCCATTTAGAAGATACAATTGATTGTGTCATAGTTGGCTACTATGCGGGTAAAGGCAAACGCGCTGCATTTGGTATCGGTGCATTCTTGGTGGCAGTATATAATAAGCAAGAGGATATGTTCCAGACCATTGCAAAAATTGGTACGGGACTGACTGATGAAGAATGGCGAGATCTTAAGAAAAAATGTGATGCACTGGCAGAAAAAGATAAGCCAACTAATATACAATGTGCAAAAGAATTAATTCCGGATGTCTGGGTATATCCTGAATTAGTATGTAGTATTCGTGCAGATGAAATTACATTATCCCCGCTCCATTATGCAGGCAAAACCGTAACGCAGCTTGGTTATGCGTTACGATTCCCGCGTTTTATGGGATATCGAACTGATAAAAGTGCTGAAGAAGCAACGCAGGTAAGTGAGATTAAGCGATTGTATGAAGATCAGTTTAAGAAAATAAACTAA
- a CDS encoding orotidine 5'-phosphate decarboxylase, which produces MKLQISFDITDLDQAITIAQQIAPFADIIEVGSLLILNHGTHAVKTFRNALPNSVILADTKIVDRGKDATTLFAKAGANWVTVMGGTNKNIIHAACTNAHALNAKVMLDLIDVESVGQIAMEAKNLGVDALLFHEPYEEETLTFLDRWEMVHGNTDLPIFISNNIKRDNIHKIIAIKPDGVVIGKSITDATDPVAEAQFFKALC; this is translated from the coding sequence ATGAAATTACAAATTTCATTTGATATTACCGATTTAGATCAAGCCATTACAATAGCCCAACAGATCGCACCATTTGCAGATATTATTGAGGTTGGTTCATTACTAATTTTAAATCATGGTACACATGCGGTAAAAACATTTCGCAACGCATTACCAAACAGTGTGATTCTTGCCGATACAAAAATTGTAGATCGTGGTAAAGATGCTACTACTCTGTTCGCCAAAGCCGGCGCTAATTGGGTTACTGTTATGGGAGGCACTAATAAAAATATTATTCATGCTGCTTGCACCAATGCACATGCGCTCAATGCAAAAGTTATGCTCGATCTAATTGATGTTGAGTCAGTTGGACAAATCGCAATGGAAGCAAAAAATCTTGGTGTAGATGCATTATTATTTCATGAACCGTATGAAGAAGAAACGCTCACATTTTTAGACAGATGGGAGATGGTACACGGTAATACGGATTTGCCTATCTTTATTTCTAATAATATAAAACGCGATAATATCCATAAGATCATTGCAATAAAGCCAGATGGCGTAGTGATTGGCAAAAGTATTACTGACGCAACTGATCCGGTGGCTGAAGCTCAATTTTTCAAAGCATTGTGTTAG
- the rsmG gene encoding 16S rRNA (guanine(527)-N(7))-methyltransferase RsmG, protein MDIRTIFDTKTADIWDRFVADEQLTVKQADQFAHYFKLLIEWSQKTNLTTITAPTAVIRYHFQDSLQLGHVIDLHNEQTIIDVGTGAGFPGIPLAIKYPHVEVVLVEVSHKKVAFLELVINALKLENVDLYTYDWRTFLRKTDYPANYICARASLQPEELLRMFKPASPYKDATLVYWASKEWQPSTKEAPFVQEEIPYSVGNRKHKLVFLKK, encoded by the coding sequence TTGGATATCCGTACCATATTTGATACAAAAACAGCAGACATTTGGGATCGTTTTGTTGCCGATGAACAATTGACCGTCAAGCAGGCAGATCAATTTGCCCACTATTTTAAGCTTCTTATTGAATGGAGTCAGAAGACTAATTTGACTACCATTACTGCTCCTACTGCAGTCATTCGGTATCATTTTCAAGATTCACTCCAACTAGGACATGTTATTGATTTGCATAACGAACAAACCATTATTGATGTTGGTACCGGTGCGGGATTTCCAGGTATTCCACTTGCCATCAAATATCCGCATGTTGAAGTTGTATTGGTAGAAGTAAGTCACAAGAAAGTTGCATTTTTGGAATTGGTGATTAATGCACTTAAATTAGAAAATGTTGATTTATATACATATGATTGGCGAACCTTTTTACGTAAAACTGACTATCCCGCCAATTATATTTGCGCGCGCGCATCATTGCAGCCAGAAGAACTTCTACGTATGTTCAAACCAGCAAGCCCGTATAAAGATGCAACGCTTGTTTATTGGGCATCAAAAGAATGGCAACCATCTACAAAAGAGGCGCCGTTTGTACAAGAAGAGATTCCATATTCAGTAGGCAATAGGAAACACAAGTTAGTATTTTTAAAAAAATAA
- a CDS encoding MATE family efflux transporter — translation MKKGIVTSYVSGLSDTHGESYTRILKYFVPEFVTAFLLYSLPFWLDAYFISSLKSTSTYATLGVTSTLVHLLIKVAEGVSVGTVILSGMFNSRGEYKDVGRSARDAFWLNMLVGAVFASALYLGAYRIYAFYGVPDKMIQLGVPFLRLQAMGLLFMFTSLSFIGFLRGIKNTKVPMAIFITGIFTFVIFDYVLIFGKMGFPALGLEGSAIASVIRYGVMALAAIGYTFLHPHNRKYGIELFSIMRDISYGWRLVVLSLPVILDKSIMALAYVWLSSMLCTLGKEGAAAFSVLKDMERFAILPALAFAQVITLLVSNDYGVQNWDGIKSNTKKILFLSSVMVIGVLLFFGMFYEQLICLFDTKGKFTGLAAQAFPILSVLIFFDLLQLILAGALRASGNANIVMIVRLAVCVGFFGPLSYLFSKMQIADNSWRFILIYGAFYVGNALMSLAYIHRFRGKNWNKQSI, via the coding sequence ATGAAAAAGGGAATTGTAACGAGCTATGTGTCTGGATTATCAGATACACATGGTGAAAGTTATACCCGTATTTTAAAATATTTTGTACCAGAATTTGTTACCGCGTTTTTATTATACTCATTACCATTTTGGCTTGATGCCTATTTTATTAGTTCATTAAAATCTACTTCCACGTATGCCACGCTCGGGGTTACCAGTACCCTTGTCCACTTGTTAATCAAAGTAGCAGAGGGTGTTTCGGTAGGGACTGTTATACTGAGTGGTATGTTTAATTCCCGTGGTGAATACAAAGATGTTGGACGTTCCGCCCGCGATGCATTTTGGCTGAATATGTTAGTGGGTGCCGTTTTTGCAAGTGCATTATATTTAGGGGCTTACCGCATTTATGCATTCTATGGTGTGCCGGATAAAATGATTCAACTTGGTGTGCCATTTTTACGCCTGCAAGCAATGGGTTTGCTGTTCATGTTTACTTCACTCAGCTTTATTGGGTTTTTACGTGGCATAAAAAATACCAAGGTACCAATGGCAATTTTTATTACCGGGATTTTTACCTTTGTTATTTTTGATTATGTTTTGATTTTTGGCAAAATGGGGTTTCCTGCGCTTGGCTTGGAAGGCTCTGCTATTGCTTCAGTCATACGGTATGGTGTTATGGCGCTTGCAGCCATAGGTTATACTTTTTTACATCCACATAATCGTAAGTATGGTATTGAATTATTTTCCATCATGCGTGACATTTCCTATGGTTGGCGACTTGTGGTTCTCAGTTTGCCGGTCATACTCGACAAATCAATTATGGCGCTTGCATACGTGTGGCTTAGTAGTATGTTGTGTACATTAGGCAAAGAAGGTGCTGCTGCGTTTTCTGTACTCAAAGATATGGAGCGTTTTGCTATACTACCAGCTCTTGCCTTTGCCCAGGTTATTACACTTTTGGTTAGCAATGATTATGGGGTACAAAATTGGGATGGCATCAAGAGTAATACAAAAAAAATTCTATTTTTATCGTCAGTCATGGTTATAGGTGTATTGCTTTTTTTTGGTATGTTTTATGAGCAACTGATTTGCTTATTTGATACAAAGGGTAAATTTACCGGGCTTGCAGCTCAAGCGTTCCCAATTTTGAGTGTACTTATATTCTTTGATTTGTTACAATTAATACTTGCCGGAGCACTCCGAGCTTCTGGAAATGCCAATATTGTTATGATTGTTCGTTTGGCGGTATGTGTTGGTTTTTTTGGACCACTTTCGTATCTGTTTTCCAAAATGCAGATTGCGGACAATAGTTGGCGATTTATCTTGATATATGGCGCATTTTACGTAGGCAATGCACTCATGAGCTTAGCCTACATTCATCGGTTCCGTGGCAAAAATTGGAACAAGCAGTCAATTTAG
- the gatC gene encoding Asp-tRNA(Asn)/Glu-tRNA(Gln) amidotransferase subunit GatC: protein MTKVTREEIIYIANISKITIHEDEIGALVEQVDQVLSYAERVQDIAADIQEPPVKNVNVFREDVVVSTDPEPILAQAPEREGNYFVVPRILESNE, encoded by the coding sequence ATGACAAAAGTTACACGCGAAGAAATTATCTATATTGCAAATATATCAAAAATTACTATCCATGAAGATGAGATAGGCGCATTAGTTGAACAAGTAGATCAGGTGCTCAGCTATGCAGAGCGTGTACAAGATATTGCAGCTGATATTCAAGAGCCACCCGTAAAAAATGTGAATGTGTTCCGTGAAGATGTGGTGGTATCAACGGACCCAGAACCTATTCTTGCGCAAGCCCCTGAACGAGAAGGTAACTACTTTGTAGTGCCACGTATTTTAGAAAGCAACGAATAG
- the gatA gene encoding Asp-tRNA(Asn)/Glu-tRNA(Gln) amidotransferase subunit GatA produces the protein MKTLAFASIKELKNKLLKKEISTPELLNFFLDRFKKFDGDLGSAIEVFDAASILDRAQSQGLLEGIPGLIKDNIAQQDRGLSCASKILEPFKSTYDSCAVHRLKKHGALLIGRANMDEFAMGSSTETSAFKKTKNPWDMSRVPGGSSGGSAAAVAAGLVPWALGSETGGSVRQPAAFCGLVGLKPTYGLISRYGLVAYASSLDQIGIFTRSIYDNALVLSTIAGHDLRDSSSLYVQKKDYVEQLSDTLPDNVRIGVVDNALHAEGMDPEIVRAIEEAITVLEKRGAKVKRISMPMLDYAAATYFIVSRAEAASNLARFDGVRYGMRDKQAQTLDAMYSNTRHDGFGAEVRSRIIIGNYVLSAGHAGQFYNNAKKVQRMIRREFIDVFNDVHMLIMPTHPAPAFKFGAYSVDKLQMDLQDYFTCAMNLAGIPAVSVPCGFTSNNLPIGMQLVGPHLSETLLYRVGHVYQQHTDWHTKHPQGF, from the coding sequence ATGAAAACACTTGCTTTTGCATCTATTAAAGAGCTCAAAAATAAATTACTTAAAAAAGAAATAAGTACACCCGAATTGCTCAATTTTTTTCTTGACCGATTCAAAAAATTTGATGGCGATCTCGGTTCTGCTATTGAAGTTTTTGATGCAGCATCTATTTTAGATCGTGCTCAATCACAAGGGTTACTTGAGGGAATTCCCGGTCTTATCAAAGATAATATTGCCCAACAAGATCGCGGCCTTTCATGTGCATCAAAAATATTAGAACCGTTTAAATCTACCTATGATTCCTGTGCAGTGCATCGTTTAAAAAAACATGGTGCATTGTTAATTGGACGTGCAAATATGGATGAATTTGCCATGGGTAGTTCAACTGAAACATCTGCATTCAAAAAAACAAAAAATCCTTGGGATATGAGTCGTGTGCCAGGTGGATCAAGTGGTGGTTCTGCAGCAGCAGTTGCAGCAGGTTTGGTGCCGTGGGCGCTTGGATCTGAGACGGGTGGATCAGTGCGACAACCAGCTGCATTTTGTGGCCTTGTAGGCCTCAAGCCGACGTATGGATTGATATCGCGTTATGGGTTGGTTGCCTATGCTTCATCATTGGACCAAATCGGTATTTTTACACGCTCGATATATGACAATGCATTAGTCCTTTCTACTATCGCAGGGCATGATTTACGAGATTCATCAAGCTTGTATGTACAGAAAAAAGATTATGTAGAACAATTGTCAGATACATTGCCGGACAATGTACGTATTGGTGTGGTTGATAATGCGTTACATGCAGAAGGAATGGATCCTGAAATTGTTCGTGCTATAGAAGAAGCAATCACGGTGCTTGAAAAACGTGGTGCAAAAGTTAAACGTATTTCTATGCCAATGCTTGATTATGCAGCAGCAACCTATTTTATTGTCAGCCGAGCAGAAGCAGCTTCTAATTTGGCGCGATTCGATGGCGTACGGTATGGTATGCGAGACAAGCAAGCGCAAACATTAGATGCTATGTATTCAAATACACGTCATGATGGATTTGGGGCGGAAGTAAGATCGCGTATTATCATTGGTAACTACGTGCTATCCGCCGGTCACGCAGGCCAGTTTTATAACAATGCCAAAAAAGTGCAACGTATGATTCGACGTGAATTCATTGATGTCTTTAATGATGTACATATGCTTATTATGCCAACACATCCAGCACCGGCATTTAAATTTGGTGCATATTCGGTAGATAAATTACAAATGGATTTACAAGATTACTTTACCTGTGCAATGAACTTGGCAGGTATCCCTGCGGTTTCAGTTCCATGTGGTTTTACAAGCAATAACCTGCCGATTGGTATGCAATTGGTTGGGCCACATTTGTCGGAGACATTATTGTACCGCGTGGGGCATGTCTATCAACAACATACTGACTGGCATACAAAGCATCCGCAGGGTTTTTAG